From one Bacteroidales bacterium genomic stretch:
- a CDS encoding RagB/SusD family nutrient uptake outer membrane protein has protein sequence MNIKKYIIYGVIAILPFTSSSCLFDDAPVDKITDNYIWETPMLLDEYVLPWYRNMNNGFSTFVPTTIALVKSSSRYYMPWFGDQIVPSKTDYYNAGYGDLLKGNNQEITNWATVKWANYYTQIQAINRLFENEAKIAAGEHKERILGEAHFFRAYYYYMLWRQWGGVMLIHKTFDPLKENTKFARASYNEMVTAIVNDAKEAANRLPAYYASTDAGRITKGAALMLIAKTYMWASSEYYQNKSNDYLGFTDDQSQAMLEKAKKAYEDLFELNQYSLVQIAGTSLEEIKKEYRNIFLTKNSQESILEVQHSNDGNYDTGYGHKLDRDAASPFFTGTIAAYTPTQNHVDEYGMREGYVYDKNNPYEGRDYRFYANILYDGSVYNGHTMDIHYMRTGNTEVAGEDLTQYGESETAAYSRTGYYMGKFVDETQKIDKDETYASKQNYIIWRYAEALLDYAEVMFRLGDNGTALAKVNEVRTRAKMQPLPSLTWEELVNERRIELAFEETTYWDMFRWGVAVEKMNGATNPIKAMKIVVNSANGQTRYTISNMNRFPKRVRYFEEKQYYLPIPWDEIRYHGVVQNPEWREM, from the coding sequence ATGAATATTAAAAAATATATTATATACGGAGTTATTGCAATATTACCATTTACATCATCGAGTTGTTTGTTTGATGATGCTCCTGTTGATAAAATAACTGACAACTACATCTGGGAGACTCCTATGTTGTTAGATGAATATGTTTTGCCTTGGTACAGGAATATGAATAACGGATTCTCAACATTTGTTCCTACCACAATTGCTCTGGTAAAAAGTTCATCGCGATACTATATGCCTTGGTTTGGAGATCAAATTGTTCCCTCTAAAACTGACTACTATAATGCTGGTTACGGCGACCTTTTAAAAGGGAACAATCAAGAGATAACCAACTGGGCTACCGTAAAATGGGCTAATTACTATACTCAAATACAAGCAATTAACCGATTGTTTGAGAACGAAGCAAAGATTGCCGCTGGTGAACATAAAGAGCGTATCTTGGGCGAAGCACACTTCTTTAGAGCATATTACTACTATATGTTATGGCGTCAATGGGGTGGCGTTATGTTGATTCACAAAACTTTTGACCCTCTTAAAGAGAATACTAAATTTGCAAGAGCTTCGTACAATGAAATGGTTACTGCCATTGTTAACGATGCCAAAGAGGCTGCAAACAGACTACCCGCCTACTATGCGTCAACAGATGCAGGTCGTATAACAAAAGGTGCTGCCCTTATGCTTATTGCCAAAACTTATATGTGGGCTTCGAGCGAATATTACCAAAACAAGAGTAACGACTATTTAGGCTTCACCGATGACCAATCTCAAGCAATGCTTGAGAAGGCTAAAAAGGCTTACGAGGATCTGTTTGAACTTAACCAATATAGTTTGGTGCAAATTGCAGGAACTTCGCTTGAGGAGATTAAAAAAGAGTATCGTAATATATTCCTTACAAAGAATAGTCAGGAGTCAATCTTAGAGGTGCAACACTCTAACGATGGTAACTATGATACTGGATATGGTCATAAACTTGACCGCGATGCTGCCTCTCCTTTCTTTACAGGTACTATTGCGGCTTATACTCCTACTCAAAACCACGTTGATGAGTATGGTATGAGAGAGGGGTATGTTTATGATAAAAACAACCCATACGAGGGTAGAGATTACCGCTTTTATGCGAACATTTTGTATGATGGCTCGGTTTATAACGGTCACACAATGGATATTCACTACATGCGTACTGGTAACACCGAAGTTGCTGGAGAGGACTTAACTCAGTATGGCGAGAGCGAAACCGCGGCTTACTCTCGCACTGGTTACTATATGGGTAAATTTGTTGATGAGACTCAAAAGATTGATAAGGATGAGACTTACGCAAGTAAGCAAAACTATATCATCTGGCGTTACGCAGAGGCTCTGTTGGATTACGCAGAGGTTATGTTCCGCTTAGGTGACAACGGAACTGCACTGGCAAAAGTCAACGAGGTGCGTACAAGAGCAAAAATGCAACCTCTCCCCTCTCTTACCTGGGAAGAACTTGTTAACGAACGTAGAATTGAGTTGGCATTTGAGGAGACTACATATTGGGATATGTTCCGCTGGGGCGTAGCCGTTGAGAAGATGAATGGTGCGACTAACCCTATTAAAGCAATGAAGATTGTTGTTAATAGTGCTAATGGTCAAACAAGATATACTATCTCAAATATGAACCGTTTCCCAAAACGTGTGAGATATTTTGAGGAGAAACAATACTACCTTCCTATCCCTTGGGATGAAATTCGCTACCATGGCGTTGTTCAAAATCCGGAGTGGAGAGAGATGTAG
- a CDS encoding T9SS type A sorting domain-containing protein: protein MKKIFTLMLLAMACTLNIQAQEYNLFDPADVDADGWLWFDTDEKIEKYVGICNEEDYKIDPDGKLIQMVYADIMPDYPAPYADSWFVGAGTDGEVGSDGSLTGAIVISAASSMMSTNGGGIAVMMPSCKTFSLCLSKDGRAMVRMLASKDIETTFTDYYVISAAYASMFKPLFRSGIYTWTGIETLDNGNDGAWNMQTNEPLYAYLQNVNNAELWVHGIKVTTSTAPAGIEEESVAGKDKIFFFNNTISLNEEAQIEVYNVAGVLVESAFASRLSLNDMNNGIYLVKVGNNTRKVAVK from the coding sequence ATGAAAAAAATTTTTACTTTAATGCTTTTAGCAATGGCTTGTACTTTGAATATACAAGCACAAGAGTATAACCTATTTGACCCGGCAGATGTTGATGCTGACGGTTGGTTATGGTTTGATACCGACGAGAAGATTGAGAAATACGTTGGTATATGTAATGAGGAGGATTATAAGATTGATCCCGATGGCAAACTTATTCAAATGGTGTATGCCGATATTATGCCCGACTATCCTGCCCCTTATGCAGACTCTTGGTTTGTAGGTGCTGGTACTGATGGAGAGGTTGGTTCAGATGGCTCATTAACAGGTGCTATTGTAATAAGTGCTGCTTCTAGTATGATGAGTACCAATGGTGGTGGTATTGCAGTAATGATGCCCTCTTGTAAAACATTCAGCCTTTGCTTGTCTAAAGACGGAAGAGCAATGGTTAGAATGTTGGCATCAAAAGATATAGAGACTACATTTACTGACTACTATGTAATATCAGCTGCATACGCAAGTATGTTTAAACCTTTGTTTAGAAGTGGTATTTATACTTGGACAGGGATAGAGACTCTTGATAACGGAAATGATGGTGCTTGGAATATGCAAACCAATGAACCTTTATACGCTTATCTTCAAAATGTAAATAATGCAGAACTTTGGGTGCATGGTATAAAGGTTACTACTTCAACCGCTCCTGCTGGTATTGAGGAGGAGAGTGTTGCTGGTAAAGATAAAATCTTCTTCTTTAACAACACTATTTCACTAAACGAAGAGGCTCAAATTGAGGTTTATAACGTTGCTGGTGTTTTGGTTGAGAGTGCGTTTGCTTCAAGACTATCTCTTAACGATATGAACAACGGTATTTACCTTGTTAAGGTTGGTAACAACACTCGCAAAGTTGCAGTTAAGTAA
- a CDS encoding TonB-dependent receptor encodes MRSRIYILIVSLLCLASAVTAQTSTAILKGKVTDRSGEPLIGAHVQWKDANNATISDMDGNFTIPKTGKELAVSYLGYKTKITKVADGTKSVVVALEDDAQNLDELVVVGYGVQKKSSITGSVETIKSEELLKIPTANIDEALYGQVSGLNVMQSTGDPSSAKEAELNIRGINGAPLLVIDGVPRFGTNTSDGEMRLSDLNPDDIESISILKDAAAAAVYGARAANGVILVQTKRAQGNQKVSVNYRGQMNVQQATQLPKFLDAYNFAQMFNKAVDNTPGTLILPYTPEQLQQIQRGTNPNVYGNENLLDYLDKTGYTTTHSVSLNGGNQWVKYYVSGGYTHTKGLYSGVGRDRFNYSTKLDATLTEGLTLSLDITGSRNNSKNSSYATLDAAYAFAPTQVLRFTNDKLASIDGSNPLVNVYGMGGYIQDKANMNTITANLRWELPWVKGLALYARATFDNNTRIEKSYDKPVELFTYDEATGEYSTDPNTVYPTAKVSIEQIDRFTNNQLYEVGLNYNRTFNDKHDLSGLLVANYQRMHNQYMIGENQNASVYPEIIGTAIDARLVGSETKNQRASLIGRVSYGYDYRYFLEASFRVDGSTYFFPDNRWGFFPSVSASWVLSNERFFKDWEQPVISNVKFRASTGVLGNDGMVGEYSYLLNYIESTREGYNIGGNYRPGIMMSTGNYPNPELTWGKSHDYNIATDLGFWDNRFGVTFEYYWRFETNKITSAPSYLYPPTTGVNGNVPSINFAKLKAWGWDLTLNHRNTIRKVKYDIAFTMSQQEDKWLDYGDESSVNPNLRRVGRSSMVWTMYEADGLFTSQEEIDNHKLNQDGQNNATLAPGDIKYVDQNNDGVLDTNDLKYVKNSSNPKFNFGLKLGLSWKGLFFNALFQGATGYQQNIKEMYTLNSGSLQRFQEYHMEECWSEENPDGTLPRVKFASANDNNRKESTFWVRDCNFLRLKSLSLGYSFQPKVLKKMKLSSFSIALQGSNLVTWSSLSDLGMDPESLRGYPVQRSYGVSLSIGY; translated from the coding sequence ATGAGAAGTAGGATATATATATTGATAGTGTCGCTTTTGTGCTTGGCTTCGGCTGTTACAGCACAAACCTCTACTGCAATTCTTAAGGGTAAGGTTACCGACCGCAGTGGAGAGCCTCTCATTGGTGCTCACGTTCAATGGAAGGATGCTAATAATGCTACTATTAGTGATATGGATGGTAATTTTACTATCCCTAAAACTGGTAAAGAACTTGCTGTTTCGTATCTTGGCTACAAAACTAAAATAACTAAAGTTGCCGATGGTACTAAAAGCGTGGTGGTTGCTCTTGAAGATGACGCTCAAAACCTCGATGAGTTGGTTGTTGTGGGTTATGGTGTTCAAAAGAAATCTTCGATAACCGGATCGGTTGAGACTATCAAGAGCGAAGAGTTGTTGAAAATTCCAACTGCCAATATTGATGAGGCTCTTTATGGGCAGGTTTCGGGTTTGAACGTTATGCAATCGACCGGTGACCCAAGTAGTGCCAAAGAGGCTGAATTGAATATTCGTGGTATTAATGGCGCTCCTCTATTGGTTATTGATGGTGTACCTCGTTTTGGTACTAATACAAGTGACGGAGAGATGCGTCTTTCGGACCTTAACCCCGATGATATTGAGAGTATCTCAATCCTGAAAGATGCGGCGGCAGCAGCGGTTTATGGTGCTCGTGCGGCTAATGGTGTTATCCTTGTACAGACTAAACGTGCACAGGGAAATCAAAAGGTGTCGGTTAACTATCGCGGTCAGATGAACGTGCAACAGGCTACTCAACTTCCTAAGTTCTTGGATGCCTACAACTTTGCACAGATGTTTAATAAGGCTGTTGATAACACTCCCGGTACTCTGATTTTACCTTACACTCCTGAGCAACTTCAACAGATTCAGAGAGGTACAAACCCAAATGTTTATGGTAACGAAAATCTTTTAGACTACTTGGATAAGACTGGTTATACTACTACTCATAGTGTTTCGCTTAATGGTGGTAACCAATGGGTGAAATATTATGTTTCGGGTGGTTACACTCACACTAAAGGTTTGTATAGTGGTGTGGGTAGAGACCGTTTCAACTACTCTACCAAATTGGATGCTACCCTTACCGAAGGTTTGACTCTTTCGTTGGATATTACTGGCTCAAGAAACAACAGCAAAAACTCAAGTTACGCAACGCTGGATGCTGCTTACGCTTTTGCTCCTACTCAGGTGTTGCGTTTTACTAACGATAAATTGGCAAGTATTGATGGTTCAAATCCTCTTGTTAATGTTTATGGTATGGGTGGTTATATTCAGGACAAAGCTAATATGAATACCATTACTGCCAACCTTCGTTGGGAGTTGCCTTGGGTTAAAGGTTTGGCTTTGTATGCTCGTGCTACTTTTGATAATAACACTCGTATTGAGAAGAGTTACGACAAACCTGTTGAGTTGTTTACATACGATGAGGCAACTGGCGAGTATTCAACAGACCCAAATACTGTTTATCCTACCGCAAAGGTTTCTATTGAGCAGATTGACCGCTTTACAAACAATCAACTTTATGAGGTGGGACTAAACTATAACAGGACTTTCAACGACAAACACGATTTGAGCGGTTTGCTGGTTGCCAACTACCAACGTATGCACAACCAATATATGATTGGCGAAAACCAGAACGCATCGGTTTATCCCGAGATTATTGGTACTGCTATTGATGCTCGTTTAGTTGGTAGCGAGACTAAAAACCAACGTGCTTCGTTGATTGGTCGTGTAAGTTATGGCTATGACTACCGATACTTCTTGGAGGCAAGTTTCCGTGTTGATGGCTCTACATACTTCTTCCCTGATAACCGCTGGGGATTCTTCCCTTCGGTATCGGCATCGTGGGTACTCTCTAACGAAAGATTCTTTAAAGATTGGGAGCAACCTGTAATCTCAAACGTTAAGTTCAGAGCATCTACCGGAGTTCTTGGTAATGACGGTATGGTTGGCGAATATTCATATCTGCTAAACTATATTGAATCTACCAGAGAGGGTTATAATATTGGCGGTAACTACCGACCCGGTATTATGATGTCAACAGGTAATTACCCAAATCCTGAACTTACATGGGGTAAGTCGCACGACTACAACATTGCTACCGATTTGGGATTCTGGGATAACCGCTTTGGCGTTACATTTGAGTATTACTGGAGATTTGAAACTAACAAAATTACATCTGCTCCATCGTACCTATACCCACCAACTACTGGTGTTAATGGTAATGTTCCAAGTATAAACTTTGCAAAACTTAAAGCGTGGGGCTGGGATTTGACTCTTAACCACCGCAATACTATCAGAAAGGTTAAATACGATATTGCATTTACAATGTCGCAACAAGAGGATAAGTGGTTAGATTATGGTGATGAATCGAGTGTTAATCCTAATCTAAGACGCGTTGGAAGAAGCAGTATGGTATGGACAATGTATGAGGCTGACGGATTGTTCACTTCGCAGGAGGAGATTGACAACCATAAACTAAATCAAGATGGACAAAACAACGCTACATTGGCTCCTGGTGATATTAAATATGTTGACCAAAACAACGATGGCGTTTTGGATACCAACGACTTGAAATATGTGAAGAACTCTTCAAATCCCAAATTCAACTTTGGTCTTAAATTGGGATTGAGTTGGAAAGGTTTGTTCTTTAATGCTCTGTTCCAGGGAGCAACTGGATACCAACAAAACATTAAAGAGATGTACACTCTAAACAGTGGCTCATTGCAACGTTTCCAAGAGTACCACATGGAGGAGTGCTGGAGTGAGGAGAACCCTGACGGAACTCTGCCAAGAGTTAAGTTTGCATCGGCAAATGACAATAACCGTAAAGAGTCAACTTTCTGGGTAAGGGATTGTAACTTCTTACGTCTTAAATCATTGTCGTTAGGATACTCTTTCCAACCTAAAGTATTGAAAAAGATGAAATTGAGTTCGTTCAGCATTGCATTACAAGGAAGCAACCTTGTAACATGGTCAAGCCTCTCGGATTTGGGAATGGACCCCGAATCGTTACGCGGCTACCCCGTTCAACGCTCATACGGAGTATCTTTAAGTATTGGATATTAA
- a CDS encoding C1 family peptidase — MKKIILTLVLGATIIGASAQNERGGISQDMLQEISKGYTGSAEQKAVRNALAINPISELSVNSENLSMCDTHFSHRVKTKGITNQLSSGRCWLFTGLNVLRAKMIDKYDLPEMVFSHNYLSFYDLLEKSNLFLQAIIDTKNEAIESRQVEWLMKNPIGDGGQFTGVSNLIMKYGVVPKSAMAETYQSNNTEQMRNILKLKLREFALALRAEKSEKSAMAAKTKMLTEIYRILAECVGVPPTEFEWTRYDKDGNAVSTKTYTPKSFYDEYIGEDLENNYIMVMNDPSREYNKVYEIDLDRHVYDGENWLYLNLPIEKIKEMAIASIKDNTAMYFSCDVRKFWSKEKGTLDLNNTDYASLFRTTFPMNKKERIQTFASGSTHAMTLIAVDLDEQGTPKKWMVENSWGENSGYKGNLIMTDEWFNEYMFRLVVEKKYVPSDVMELMKQEPIMLPAWDPMFAPEE, encoded by the coding sequence ATGAAAAAAATCATTCTGACATTGGTTTTAGGTGCTACAATAATTGGAGCATCAGCACAAAATGAGAGAGGTGGTATATCGCAGGATATGCTTCAAGAGATAAGCAAAGGTTATACAGGAAGTGCCGAGCAAAAGGCAGTACGCAATGCTCTTGCCATTAACCCTATATCGGAGTTGAGCGTAAACTCTGAGAACTTGTCAATGTGCGACACTCACTTCTCACATAGAGTAAAAACAAAAGGAATAACAAACCAACTATCATCAGGTCGTTGCTGGTTGTTTACAGGTCTTAACGTGTTACGTGCAAAGATGATAGACAAATATGACCTTCCCGAGATGGTATTCTCACACAACTATCTGTCGTTCTATGATCTGTTAGAGAAATCAAACCTATTCCTTCAAGCAATCATCGACACTAAAAACGAGGCAATAGAGTCACGCCAAGTAGAGTGGTTAATGAAAAATCCAATAGGCGATGGCGGACAATTTACAGGAGTATCAAACCTTATAATGAAATATGGAGTAGTTCCCAAAAGTGCAATGGCAGAGACCTACCAAAGCAACAACACAGAGCAGATGCGAAACATCTTAAAACTTAAACTAAGAGAGTTTGCATTGGCGCTTCGTGCCGAGAAGAGCGAGAAGAGTGCAATGGCTGCAAAAACAAAGATGCTAACCGAGATTTACAGAATATTGGCAGAGTGTGTAGGAGTTCCCCCAACAGAGTTTGAGTGGACTCGTTACGACAAGGATGGTAATGCCGTAAGCACAAAAACATACACTCCAAAGAGTTTCTACGATGAGTATATAGGCGAGGACTTAGAGAATAACTATATAATGGTTATGAACGATCCCTCACGCGAGTATAATAAGGTATATGAGATAGACCTCGACCGCCACGTATATGACGGAGAGAACTGGCTATATCTAAACCTACCAATAGAGAAGATAAAAGAGATGGCAATAGCCTCAATAAAAGATAACACAGCAATGTACTTCTCTTGCGATGTTCGCAAATTCTGGAGCAAAGAAAAAGGAACACTCGATTTGAATAATACCGATTACGCATCACTATTCCGCACCACATTCCCAATGAACAAGAAAGAGCGTATTCAAACCTTTGCAAGTGGCTCAACTCACGCAATGACACTTATTGCTGTTGATTTGGATGAGCAAGGCACACCCAAAAAGTGGATGGTAGAGAATAGTTGGGGCGAGAACTCAGGATACAAAGGCAACCTGATTATGACAGATGAGTGGTTTAATGAGTATATGTTCCGTTTGGTAGTAGAGAAAAAATATGTACCCTCTGACGTAATGGAACTAATGAAACAAGAGCCAATAATGCTTCCCGCATGGGATCCGATGTTTGCTCCAGAGGAATAA
- the gdhA gene encoding NADP-specific glutamate dehydrogenase gives MNLERLMAQLEAKHPGEREYLQAVREVLSSIEEVYNQHPEFERAKLIERLVEPERVIIFRVPWVDDKGEVQVNTGYRVQFNSAIGPYKGGLRFHASVNLSILKFLGFEQTFKNALTTLPMGGGKGGSDFSPRGKSDGEIMRFCQAFMNELFRYIGPETDIPAGDIGVGAREIGYLFGQYKKLTRTFNGVLTGKGLEYGGSLVRPEATGYGALYFVSEMLTNKGLSIEGKRVAISGFGNVAWGAARKAVEMGAKVITISGPDGYILDEEGISGEKIEYMLTLRASGNDICQPYADRFPNAKFVEGKRPWEVPCDIALPCATQNELDGEDAQNLINNGVMCVGEISNMGCTPEAIELFTEHKLLYAPGKAANAGGVSVSGLEMSQNSAHISWSAEEVDARLRTIMKDIHQNCVKFGTEPDGYINYVKGANIAGFMKVARAMMAQGVV, from the coding sequence ATGAATTTAGAGAGATTAATGGCTCAACTCGAAGCCAAGCATCCGGGTGAGCGAGAGTACCTTCAAGCGGTACGCGAGGTGTTAAGTTCAATAGAGGAGGTTTATAATCAACATCCCGAGTTTGAACGAGCAAAGTTAATAGAGAGGTTGGTCGAGCCCGAGAGGGTTATAATATTCAGAGTACCTTGGGTAGATGACAAAGGCGAGGTACAAGTAAATACAGGATACCGAGTACAGTTTAACAGTGCAATAGGTCCCTACAAAGGCGGATTGCGTTTTCATGCTTCGGTAAACCTCTCAATCTTGAAATTCTTAGGATTTGAGCAGACATTTAAAAATGCACTCACAACCCTGCCAATGGGAGGAGGAAAAGGAGGCTCCGATTTCTCTCCACGCGGAAAGAGCGATGGCGAGATAATGCGTTTCTGTCAAGCATTTATGAATGAGTTGTTCCGTTACATTGGTCCCGAAACCGACATCCCTGCAGGAGACATCGGCGTTGGAGCAAGAGAGATAGGTTATCTATTTGGACAATACAAAAAACTTACACGCACCTTTAACGGAGTGCTCACAGGCAAAGGACTTGAATATGGAGGCTCACTTGTACGCCCTGAGGCAACAGGATATGGAGCATTATACTTTGTCTCAGAGATGCTCACAAACAAAGGCTTGAGCATAGAGGGCAAACGAGTTGCCATAAGCGGATTTGGAAACGTAGCATGGGGAGCAGCCCGAAAGGCTGTTGAGATGGGTGCAAAGGTAATAACCATATCAGGCCCTGACGGATACATACTTGATGAAGAGGGTATAAGTGGCGAAAAGATTGAGTATATGCTCACTCTTCGTGCAAGTGGCAACGATATATGCCAACCCTACGCCGACCGATTCCCCAATGCTAAATTTGTAGAGGGTAAACGCCCATGGGAAGTACCTTGCGATATAGCACTCCCATGTGCAACACAAAACGAGTTAGATGGCGAAGATGCACAAAACCTCATAAACAACGGAGTAATGTGTGTAGGCGAAATATCAAATATGGGATGTACACCTGAAGCCATTGAGTTGTTCACAGAACACAAACTGCTATATGCACCAGGCAAGGCAGCCAATGCAGGAGGAGTATCAGTATCAGGATTAGAGATGAGTCAAAACTCAGCCCACATATCTTGGAGTGCCGAGGAGGTAGATGCCCGCTTGCGTACCATAATGAAAGACATACACCAAAACTGCGTTAAGTTTGGAACAGAGCCAGACGGATATATCAACTACGTAAAGGGTGCAAACATAGCAGGATTTATGAAGGTTGCCCGAGCTATGATGGCACAAGGTGTGGTTTGA
- a CDS encoding zinc-dependent metalloprotease: MKHISLLAVVLAIFVCMPNANAKRKSKDSKNPLEIVVKDSVSADYKKVTKDTQRQEGLFTTLYNAKEGKLYFEMPDSVFCKTYILANRIAATSNTRDFVAGQMATTPLLIKFSKDERRVYIHEIQSSELVSDSDPVKLSYDKNFYDPVIKGFKIVAEDKGNVVIDVTEFFGTNEKCISPIKQDNPLSKLFGGGNSLKGTFVGDASGIISNKVFPNNIEIKSRLSFTLSLMNEPYSVIMHRSLFALPEEPMNMRLQDNRVGFFYSDKSIYTTDEDGVEVKTYIHRWRLEPKEEDMERYFAGEIVEPEKPIVFYVDNAFPEKWRGSIKQGIEDWNVAFEAAGFKNAIKAVDYPENDSTFDPDDMRYSCFKYAATATPNAMGPSYVDPRTGEILTGDVIWYHNILSLLHNWRFVQTATVDEKVRTRVFDDETMNESIRYAAAHEIGHTLGLMHNMGASYSYPVDSLRSASFTQQYGTTPSIMDYARNNFIAQPGDVEKGVKLTPPNLGVYDIYAINWGYRLIPNANTPEEEKATLDKWIAEKEGDAMFEFGAQQFLGIVDPTDQTEDLGDDHIKASNYGIKNLKLLIENLEEWNKREGERYDNMEDMYKEVVTQYTRYIRHVIPYIGGIRYEEIRQGDGKATSKHYIDKATQKEAMEWLLNEARTHSEWLTRPDLINKLEINLNANDKLQSTIISALINSAVLYRIQEGGIVDSKNNYTLDGYVKDVTKAIFIAPKGGKLSAVEQNLQATAIDLMIKTSGLNASGGSAKSFAEVEENIENSGITCSHCINEMKEFARINFGLPTLSANQLGAIMTGRLNDVLTLYKSRVASATGSTKDFYNYQIIKIERIFDK; the protein is encoded by the coding sequence ATGAAACATATATCACTATTGGCAGTTGTATTGGCTATATTTGTCTGTATGCCAAATGCAAACGCAAAGAGGAAGAGTAAGGATAGTAAAAATCCTTTGGAGATTGTTGTAAAGGATAGTGTTAGTGCCGACTATAAAAAGGTTACAAAGGATACTCAAAGACAAGAGGGATTATTTACTACTTTATATAATGCAAAAGAGGGCAAACTTTATTTTGAGATGCCCGACTCGGTGTTCTGCAAAACCTACATTCTCGCTAACCGTATTGCCGCAACAAGCAACACTAGAGATTTTGTGGCTGGTCAGATGGCTACTACTCCGCTGTTGATTAAGTTCTCAAAGGATGAGCGTAGAGTTTATATCCACGAAATTCAAAGTTCGGAACTTGTTTCGGATAGTGATCCTGTGAAACTTTCGTACGACAAAAACTTTTATGATCCCGTTATAAAAGGTTTTAAGATTGTGGCTGAGGATAAAGGGAATGTTGTTATTGATGTTACCGAGTTCTTTGGTACTAACGAAAAGTGTATCAGCCCCATTAAACAGGATAACCCATTGAGTAAACTCTTTGGCGGTGGCAACTCGCTTAAAGGTACTTTTGTTGGGGATGCTTCAGGTATTATAAGCAATAAGGTTTTCCCAAATAATATTGAGATTAAGAGCCGTCTTTCGTTTACTTTGTCGCTTATGAACGAGCCATACTCGGTTATTATGCACCGCTCGCTGTTTGCTCTTCCCGAAGAGCCTATGAATATGCGTTTGCAAGATAACAGGGTTGGTTTCTTCTACTCTGACAAGAGCATTTACACTACCGATGAAGATGGTGTTGAGGTTAAGACCTATATTCACCGTTGGCGTTTAGAGCCTAAAGAGGAGGATATGGAGCGTTACTTTGCGGGCGAGATTGTTGAGCCTGAGAAACCTATTGTGTTTTATGTTGACAACGCTTTCCCCGAGAAATGGAGAGGCTCTATTAAGCAGGGTATAGAGGATTGGAATGTGGCTTTTGAGGCTGCCGGTTTTAAAAATGCTATCAAAGCGGTTGACTATCCTGAGAACGACTCTACTTTTGACCCCGATGATATGCGTTACAGTTGCTTTAAATATGCGGCAACTGCTACGCCTAATGCTATGGGACCAAGTTATGTTGACCCTCGCACTGGCGAGATTTTGACCGGTGACGTTATATGGTATCACAATATCTTATCGTTGCTTCATAACTGGAGATTTGTTCAAACTGCAACTGTTGATGAGAAGGTTCGCACCCGAGTGTTTGATGACGAGACTATGAATGAGTCAATCAGATACGCTGCGGCTCACGAGATTGGTCACACTTTGGGTTTGATGCACAATATGGGGGCAAGTTACTCTTATCCTGTTGACTCGTTGCGTAGTGCTTCGTTTACTCAACAATATGGTACTACTCCAAGTATTATGGACTATGCCCGTAACAACTTTATTGCTCAACCAGGTGACGTTGAGAAGGGGGTTAAACTTACTCCTCCCAATTTGGGCGTTTACGATATTTATGCTATTAACTGGGGGTATAGATTAATTCCTAATGCAAACACTCCCGAAGAGGAGAAGGCTACTCTTGACAAATGGATTGCCGAGAAAGAGGGTGATGCTATGTTTGAGTTTGGCGCTCAACAATTCCTTGGCATTGTTGACCCCACTGACCAGACTGAGGATTTGGGTGATGACCATATTAAAGCAAGTAACTATGGTATCAAAAACCTTAAACTTCTTATTGAGAACTTAGAGGAGTGGAACAAACGTGAGGGTGAGAGATACGACAATATGGAAGATATGTACAAAGAGGTTGTTACTCAATATACTCGCTATATTCGCCACGTTATCCCCTACATTGGCGGTATCAGATATGAGGAGATCAGACAGGGCGATGGCAAAGCAACCTCGAAACACTACATTGACAAGGCTACTCAAAAAGAGGCTATGGAGTGGCTGTTGAATGAGGCTCGCACCCACAGCGAGTGGCTTACTCGTCCTGACCTTATTAATAAGTTGGAGATAAATCTTAATGCTAACGACAAACTTCAATCTACAATAATATCTGCTCTTATCAACTCGGCAGTGTTATATCGTATTCAGGAGGGTGGTATTGTTGATAGCAAAAACAACTATACTTTGGATGGTTACGTAAAGGATGTTACCAAAGCCATATTTATTGCTCCTAAGGGTGGCAAACTCTCGGCTGTGGAGCAAAATCTTCAGGCAACTGCTATTGATTTGATGATTAAGACTTCAGGTTTGAACGCATCAGGTGGCTCTGCTAAATCGTTTGCCGAGGTTGAAGAGAATATTGAGAATAGCGGTATCACTTGCTCTCACTGCATTAACGAAATGAAAGAGTTTGCCCGTATCAACTTTGGTTTGCCTACTCTATCGGCTAATCAGTTGGGTGCAATTATGACAGGCCGTCTTAACGATGTTCTTACTCTATACAAGAGTAGAGTTGCTTCTGCAACCGGCTCTACTAAAGATTTTTACAATTATCAAATTATTAAAATAGAGCGCATATTTGACAAATAA